In a single window of the bacterium genome:
- the citF gene encoding citrate lyase subunit alpha, whose translation MKLIPNSLGRLVPTEVNGRSVKPFAGCGRTPPTGRKAGPPVRNGCGYSNKLLPSLEAAVDEAGLRNGSVVSFHHHLRNGDFILNQVMEIIARRGLRDIVVAPSALFPCHEPLCDHIRSGVVSHVEGSMNGPVGKLCTVGGFARTAILRSHGGRFRAIQDGDLHIDAAFITAPTADPHGNATGDRGRSACGPLGFALADSLYADWVTVITDNLEPFPVFPWMIEGGNVDRVVAVEAIGDPAQIVSGTTRVAEEPDRVKIAELAARVVWESGLMEEPDFSFQAGAGGMSLKFVEFMGRYLREKGARATFARGGSTQLLVDLLKEGLVGCILDGQSFDLAGVRSLRENERHVATNPFVSYNYHSKGCFAPRVKASVLGATEIDLDFNVNVNTHSDGWLLHGIGGFTDAADAALTIITAPLTRKIHSIVVPRVHTVTAPGETIDVLVTDHGIAVNPRRRDLLERLRGKDLPLVAIEDLHRKALELTGGHQTKAETEEEVVAVIEYRDGTLIDTVRRIRV comes from the coding sequence ATGAAGCTCATCCCCAATAGCCTGGGCCGCCTCGTGCCCACGGAAGTCAACGGCCGATCCGTCAAGCCCTTTGCCGGCTGCGGCCGCACCCCGCCCACGGGCCGCAAGGCCGGGCCGCCCGTGCGCAACGGCTGCGGCTATAGCAACAAGCTGCTCCCCAGCCTGGAGGCGGCGGTGGACGAGGCCGGATTGCGCAATGGAAGCGTCGTCTCCTTCCACCATCACCTGCGCAACGGTGACTTCATCCTCAACCAGGTGATGGAGATCATCGCCCGCCGGGGGCTGCGCGACATCGTGGTGGCGCCCAGCGCGCTCTTCCCCTGCCACGAGCCGCTCTGTGACCACATCCGCAGCGGCGTGGTGAGCCATGTCGAGGGGTCGATGAACGGCCCCGTGGGCAAGCTCTGCACGGTGGGCGGCTTCGCGCGGACGGCCATCCTGCGCAGCCACGGCGGCCGGTTCCGGGCCATCCAGGACGGGGACCTGCACATCGACGCCGCCTTCATCACGGCGCCCACGGCGGATCCCCACGGCAACGCCACGGGGGACCGCGGCCGCAGCGCCTGCGGGCCGCTCGGCTTCGCCCTGGCGGACAGCCTCTATGCCGATTGGGTCACGGTCATCACGGACAATCTGGAGCCCTTCCCGGTCTTTCCCTGGATGATCGAGGGCGGCAACGTGGACCGAGTGGTGGCGGTGGAGGCCATCGGCGATCCGGCCCAGATCGTCAGCGGCACGACGCGCGTGGCCGAGGAGCCCGACCGCGTCAAGATCGCCGAACTGGCCGCCCGCGTGGTGTGGGAATCCGGCCTGATGGAGGAACCGGACTTCAGCTTCCAGGCCGGGGCCGGCGGCATGAGTCTGAAGTTCGTCGAGTTCATGGGTCGCTATCTGCGGGAGAAGGGCGCCCGGGCCACCTTCGCCCGTGGCGGCAGCACCCAGCTTCTGGTGGATCTGTTGAAAGAAGGCCTGGTCGGTTGCATCCTGGACGGGCAGAGCTTCGACCTGGCCGGCGTGCGCAGCCTGCGCGAGAATGAGCGCCACGTGGCGACCAACCCCTTCGTCTCCTACAACTACCACAGCAAGGGCTGCTTCGCCCCCCGCGTCAAGGCCAGCGTGCTGGGCGCCACCGAGATTGACCTCGACTTCAACGTCAACGTCAACACCCACAGCGATGGCTGGCTGCTGCATGGCATCGGCGGCTTCACCGACGCCGCCGACGCCGCCCTCACCATCATCACGGCGCCGCTCACGCGCAAGATCCACTCCATCGTCGTGCCCCGCGTCCATACGGTGACGGCCCCGGGCGAGACCATCGACGTGCTGGTGACCGACCACGGCATCGCCGTCAACCCGCGGCGCCGCGACCTGCTGGAGCGCCTGCGCGGCAAGGACCTGCCCCTCGTCGCCATCGAGGACCTGCACCGCAAGGCCCTGGAGCTGACGGGCGGCCACCAGACCAAGGCCGAGACGGAGGAGGAGGTGGTGGCCGTCATCGAGTATCGGGATGGCACCCTCATCGACACGGTGCGCCGCATCAGAGTTTGA
- the rpsD gene encoding 30S ribosomal protein S4 → MSRYRGPKDRLSRRFESNLFGAKRNPMDRRGFAPGQHGHNRRAKKSEYGIHLDAKQKFRAYYGMISEAQFRRTFDRARRMRAGVTGEVFVGLLESRLDVMAMRMSFAPNIFAARQIVTHGHILLNGKRCNIPSARVMPGDVVSVREKSRKIPMIFHQFLGSKGTPPTYVELNQDDFSGKLLHFPEKHEVPFPGEFNEQLVVEFYSR, encoded by the coding sequence ATGTCTCGTTACCGTGGACCGAAGGACCGTTTGTCGCGCCGCTTCGAAAGCAACTTGTTCGGCGCCAAACGCAATCCAATGGACCGCAGGGGTTTCGCCCCCGGACAGCACGGCCACAACCGCCGTGCCAAGAAGAGCGAGTACGGCATCCATCTGGACGCCAAGCAGAAGTTCCGGGCCTACTACGGCATGATCAGCGAGGCCCAGTTCCGCCGCACCTTCGACCGGGCCCGGCGGATGCGCGCCGGCGTGACCGGCGAGGTCTTCGTCGGCCTGCTGGAAAGCCGCCTGGATGTCATGGCGATGCGTATGAGCTTCGCGCCCAACATCTTCGCGGCGCGCCAGATCGTCACGCACGGGCACATCCTGCTCAACGGCAAGCGCTGCAACATCCCCAGCGCCCGCGTCATGCCGGGCGACGTGGTCAGCGTCCGTGAGAAGAGCCGGAAAATCCCCATGATCTTCCACCAGTTCCTGGGCAGCAAGGGGACGCCCCCGACCTATGTCGAATTGAACCAGGACGACTTCTCAGGCAAGCTGCTGCACTTCCCCGAGAAGCACGAAGTCCCCTTCCCCGGGGAGTTCAACGAGCAGCTGGTGGTGGAATTCTACAGCCGCTAG
- a CDS encoding lamin tail domain-containing protein → MKHLAWLLAAGLVCTARAGIHFNEVCYDPEGVDTGQEWIELINTGTEPVSLDGWLLDCNGPNLILPAVQLGPGQVLVIHNNAVEALPHTQQEVWFAGPSLGNTHGFLGLWRSDAQNLGNLVDYLQYGQVGHSWEGQAIEAGLWPAGAFLPDVEQGHSLHYRGTGLGPEAWYDEAEPVPGQTQTTVGAVDPADRPAQLNLLAWPNPFNPSTRVSFVLPETGDVRLSLMDMLGREVRLLADGRLGPGLHEMGLDMDGQPAGPYFVHLRAGDQSAVSKILLVR, encoded by the coding sequence ATGAAGCACCTTGCATGGTTGCTCGCGGCTGGACTGGTCTGCACAGCCCGGGCTGGAATCCATTTCAACGAGGTCTGCTACGACCCGGAGGGCGTCGACACCGGCCAGGAATGGATTGAATTGATCAACACCGGGACGGAGCCTGTCTCGTTGGATGGCTGGCTGCTGGACTGCAACGGTCCGAACCTGATCCTGCCCGCCGTCCAGTTGGGACCCGGCCAGGTTCTGGTCATCCACAACAATGCGGTGGAGGCCCTGCCCCACACGCAGCAGGAAGTCTGGTTCGCCGGGCCGAGTCTGGGCAACACCCATGGCTTCCTGGGCCTGTGGCGGAGCGATGCGCAGAACCTGGGCAATCTTGTGGACTACCTGCAATACGGGCAGGTGGGACATTCCTGGGAAGGACAGGCCATCGAGGCCGGCCTGTGGCCGGCCGGGGCCTTCCTGCCGGACGTGGAGCAAGGGCACTCCCTCCACTATCGGGGCACGGGTCTGGGACCGGAGGCCTGGTATGATGAGGCGGAACCCGTGCCTGGGCAGACACAGACCACGGTGGGGGCCGTCGATCCCGCGGATCGGCCGGCCCAACTCAACCTGCTGGCCTGGCCCAATCCCTTCAACCCATCGACGCGCGTCTCCTTCGTGCTGCCGGAGACCGGCGATGTGCGGCTCAGCCTGATGGACATGCTGGGACGGGAGGTGCGCCTGCTGGCCGACGGCCGGCTAGGTCCGGGCCTGCACGAGATGGGCCTGGACATGGACGGACAACCTGCCGGACCCTACTTCGTCCACCTGCGGGCGGGCGACCAGAGCGCCGTGAGCAAGATCCTGCTGGTCCGGTAG